A region of the Pseudomonadota bacterium genome:
CTTCTTCTCGGTCATCATCAAGGTGATGCTCTATCCGCTCACCCAGAAGCAGTACTCGTCGATGAAGGCGATGCAGGCGTTGCAGCCGGAGATCAAGCGTCTGCAGGCCAGGTACAAGGATGATCCCAAGAAGTTCAACGAGGCCCAGGCCGAGCTGTTCATGAAAGCGGGGGTCAACCCGCTCGGTGGGTGCCTGCCTCTTTTCATACAGATGCCTATCCTCTATGGCATCTATACGACCATCATGAACTTTCGTCACGTGTTCGAGGGTGAGCACGTCCGCTTTCTGTGGATCGGCGGCTGGCTGCCTGATCACTATCCGCAGTACTTTGCCAAGAACCTGGCCGGATCTGACGTCGCCCTGCTCTTCATGTACGGGCTCAGCATGTACCTGTCGCAGAAGCTCACGGTCACCGATCCAGCCACCGCGAAGCAGCAGGGAACCATGAACACGGTGATGCCGGTGATGCTCACCTGGATGCTCTGGTCGATGAAGCTCCCCTGCGCCATGGTGCTCTACTGGCTCATGTTCAACCTGCTCGGTCTCATCCAGCAGGCCCACATCATTCGGATGCCCGCACCGGTCATTGCGTCGTCAGGCGCGGCATCGAACCCATCCCGGACGACGACGCGCAAGAACCTGGGAGAGAAGAACGCATGAGAACGGTTGAAGAGTTCGGACGTACGGTCGAAGAGGCCCGGGAGA
Encoded here:
- the yidC gene encoding membrane protein insertase YidC, which translates into the protein MSAFLSEIFMRTLNGLQEHTGSYAWAIVFFSVIIKVMLYPLTQKQYSSMKAMQALQPEIKRLQARYKDDPKKFNEAQAELFMKAGVNPLGGCLPLFIQMPILYGIYTTIMNFRHVFEGEHVRFLWIGGWLPDHYPQYFAKNLAGSDVALLFMYGLSMYLSQKLTVTDPATAKQQGTMNTVMPVMLTWMLWSMKLPCAMVLYWLMFNLLGLIQQAHIIRMPAPVIASSGAASNPSRTTTRKNLGEKNA